The Edaphobacter sp. 12200R-103 genome contains a region encoding:
- a CDS encoding GH92 family glycosyl hydrolase: MIYVSKAKRLTWLASLFFLTAPFICAQNASEIDPMLGADKGGNVFVGPTLPFGMAKPGPDYGDNQANAGWQATGNLNGFSQLHVSGTGGGAKYGNISIQPMMGDADPHRSAAPRQQEHAEVGYYSVKLANSDIHAEITTARRTPIYRFTYPATAKRTLLVDVGHLLMKLHDSPHRYPEGQVVYSTEVKVLSPTEIAGMQASVMGWNIQTTPMKVYFYLVTDTPAVSSGTWEDGKSIQPGSTAAYYKMPFTMATLPQPPAPIVSTGAYLTFAPGAKPVMVKVGVSFVSIEQAKQNATTEIAGFDFDGTRKAVVDAWNKAFSTVRIEGGTPDERQQFATGLYHSMLMPVDRTGENPLWKSSTPYYDDFYCIWDTFRSSTPLLTLLAPHRVTEILQSLLEIQEHDHFFLDGRSGNFSGRTQGGSDAEMMFTDAYLKHLPGLNWDKVYQAMVHDADVESPEPIRFGRGDLDDWKKLGYLSIEHSDPAGGPDRPGSRSMEYAANDYAVALMAKGLHHEADAKKFLDRSQNWKKLWYPEAVDHTEDGDVKGFIWMRHADGRWKENFNPHLVGTWYQDNFYEASTWTYSLYVPQDVRGLIQMAGGAAAFKKRLDLFFAPNVAGRYRYDVGNEPGFLSPYLYNWIGEQSSSAKRIRAILPASYRTGTAGLPGNDDSGAMGSFLVFNQMGFFPVAAQDVYLIGSPTFPKSSLHLSNGKVFSVVAENTSPRNVYIEKATWNGKPYNRSWFTHEQIMAGGELRLTMTSKPTHWDTGDPPPSMSDEAGKAH; encoded by the coding sequence ATGATTTACGTATCGAAAGCAAAACGACTTACCTGGCTCGCATCTCTGTTCTTCCTTACAGCACCCTTTATCTGCGCCCAAAACGCATCGGAGATCGATCCGATGCTGGGCGCAGATAAAGGAGGAAACGTCTTCGTTGGTCCCACTCTCCCCTTCGGAATGGCCAAGCCCGGCCCAGACTATGGAGATAACCAGGCCAACGCCGGGTGGCAAGCTACGGGAAACCTGAACGGGTTTTCGCAGCTTCATGTCTCCGGAACCGGAGGCGGCGCGAAGTACGGCAATATCTCCATCCAGCCGATGATGGGCGATGCCGATCCGCACCGCAGCGCCGCACCGCGCCAGCAAGAGCACGCCGAGGTCGGCTATTACTCCGTCAAGCTCGCCAACTCAGACATTCACGCCGAGATCACTACAGCCCGACGCACGCCTATCTATCGCTTCACCTATCCCGCTACAGCAAAACGCACCCTGCTGGTCGATGTCGGGCATCTTCTGATGAAGCTGCACGACTCTCCGCACCGTTATCCCGAGGGCCAGGTCGTCTACTCCACCGAAGTCAAGGTTCTCTCTCCTACCGAGATCGCGGGAATGCAGGCCTCGGTCATGGGATGGAACATCCAAACCACACCCATGAAGGTGTACTTCTATCTCGTCACCGATACTCCGGCAGTCTCGAGCGGTACGTGGGAGGATGGCAAGTCCATCCAGCCAGGATCAACAGCGGCCTACTACAAGATGCCGTTCACGATGGCGACGCTCCCGCAGCCGCCGGCCCCGATCGTCAGCACAGGCGCTTACCTGACCTTCGCTCCTGGCGCGAAGCCAGTCATGGTGAAGGTGGGTGTCTCCTTCGTCTCGATCGAGCAGGCCAAACAGAACGCAACTACTGAAATTGCAGGTTTTGACTTCGACGGAACAAGAAAGGCCGTGGTTGACGCATGGAACAAGGCGTTCTCCACCGTTCGGATTGAAGGTGGAACACCGGATGAACGGCAGCAGTTTGCGACAGGTCTTTACCATTCCATGCTCATGCCGGTAGATCGAACCGGCGAAAATCCGCTCTGGAAGAGCTCAACGCCTTACTACGACGATTTCTACTGCATCTGGGACACCTTCCGCTCCTCCACTCCCCTGCTCACCCTGCTCGCGCCGCATCGGGTTACCGAAATCCTGCAGTCTCTGCTTGAGATACAGGAGCACGATCATTTCTTTCTCGATGGCCGGTCCGGCAACTTCTCCGGAAGAACGCAGGGCGGTTCGGATGCGGAGATGATGTTCACCGACGCCTACCTCAAGCATCTGCCCGGCCTCAACTGGGACAAGGTCTATCAGGCCATGGTGCACGACGCCGACGTGGAATCGCCGGAGCCCATCCGCTTCGGTCGCGGCGACCTGGACGACTGGAAGAAGCTCGGCTATCTCTCCATCGAGCACTCCGACCCGGCAGGCGGGCCAGACCGTCCGGGCTCGCGCTCCATGGAATACGCCGCCAACGACTATGCGGTCGCCCTCATGGCGAAAGGACTCCATCACGAGGCTGACGCGAAGAAGTTCCTCGATCGCTCGCAGAACTGGAAGAAGCTTTGGTATCCCGAGGCGGTCGATCACACGGAAGATGGCGATGTTAAAGGATTCATCTGGATGCGCCATGCCGATGGCCGCTGGAAGGAAAACTTTAACCCCCATCTTGTAGGAACGTGGTACCAGGACAACTTCTACGAGGCTTCGACCTGGACGTATTCGCTCTATGTCCCCCAGGACGTGCGCGGACTCATCCAGATGGCAGGTGGCGCCGCTGCATTCAAAAAACGGCTCGACCTTTTCTTCGCGCCCAATGTAGCAGGGCGTTATCGCTATGACGTTGGCAACGAACCTGGCTTCCTGTCACCCTATCTCTATAACTGGATTGGCGAACAAAGCAGCTCGGCCAAACGCATTCGCGCGATCCTTCCCGCCAGCTATCGCACCGGAACCGCAGGACTGCCCGGCAACGATGACTCCGGGGCCATGGGATCGTTCCTCGTCTTCAACCAGATGGGCTTCTTCCCTGTTGCCGCGCAGGATGTTTACCTGATCGGCTCGCCCACATTTCCAAAGTCGTCTCTCCATCTGAGCAACGGCAAGGTCTTCTCAGTCGTAGCTGAAAACACTTCGCCCCGGAACGTCTACATCGAGAAGGCGACGTGGAACGGTAAACCATATAACCGTTCCTGGTTTACCCACGAACAAATCATGGCCGGAGGAGAATTGAGGCTCACCATGACCAGTAAGCCCACACACTGGGATACTGGAGATCCCCCGCCTTCGATGTCGGACGAAGCTGGTAAGGCGCATTAG
- a CDS encoding Gfo/Idh/MocA family protein — protein MKRLKTAVIGTGFMGRVHLEALRRVEHVDVVAVVGRQMESAKKLADLYEVPSVLTDYHELLGNAELDAVHICTPNALHYPIAKAAIQAGKNVLCEKPVAVSTEEAEELAKLATQAGVRNCVCHNLRYYPMVQQMRRMREAGELGEVLVAQGTYSQDWMLYDTDWNWRVEVQASGPSRVMADIGSHWFDTVEHVTGLRVSSLCADLQIFHPTRKKPKRSVESFTGKVPTAEDVDVVPVTTEDFGAVVFRLGDSARGAMTASQVAAGRKNGLSVEIYGTKSSVAWNQERPDELWIGNRNTPNQIIIKDPSLLLPQAAKYADLPGGHSEGYDDTFKQVFRRFYASIADPSASVEYPQIADGLRQMRILDAELASSKTRSWVDLK, from the coding sequence GTGAAACGGCTGAAGACCGCAGTCATTGGTACTGGATTTATGGGGCGCGTCCATTTGGAGGCGCTCCGTCGCGTGGAGCATGTAGATGTCGTTGCAGTTGTCGGCAGGCAGATGGAATCTGCGAAGAAGCTGGCGGATCTATACGAGGTTCCCAGCGTTCTGACGGACTATCATGAGCTGCTTGGCAACGCGGAGCTGGATGCCGTGCACATCTGTACGCCCAATGCTCTGCACTATCCCATCGCAAAGGCAGCGATTCAGGCGGGCAAGAACGTCCTTTGCGAAAAACCTGTCGCTGTCTCGACCGAAGAGGCCGAAGAGCTTGCGAAGCTGGCCACCCAGGCCGGTGTTCGCAACTGCGTATGCCACAACCTGCGTTACTACCCCATGGTGCAGCAGATGCGGCGTATGCGCGAGGCCGGTGAACTTGGCGAGGTTCTCGTCGCACAAGGAACCTACTCGCAGGACTGGATGCTCTATGACACGGACTGGAACTGGCGAGTGGAGGTCCAGGCCTCCGGGCCTTCGAGAGTGATGGCCGATATCGGCTCGCACTGGTTCGATACGGTGGAACATGTGACTGGTCTGCGAGTCTCCTCGCTCTGCGCTGATCTGCAGATCTTTCATCCCACACGAAAGAAGCCGAAACGCAGTGTGGAGAGCTTTACCGGAAAGGTTCCGACCGCGGAAGACGTCGATGTCGTTCCTGTTACGACGGAAGACTTCGGCGCTGTCGTCTTCCGGCTGGGAGACTCTGCACGCGGTGCGATGACGGCGAGCCAGGTCGCTGCGGGCCGTAAGAATGGGCTCAGCGTAGAGATCTACGGGACGAAGTCCTCGGTGGCATGGAACCAGGAGCGGCCCGATGAGTTGTGGATTGGCAACCGGAATACGCCGAACCAGATCATCATCAAAGACCCCTCGCTACTGCTGCCGCAGGCGGCGAAGTATGCTGATCTGCCGGGAGGCCACAGCGAGGGCTACGACGATACCTTCAAGCAGGTCTTCCGGCGGTTCTATGCTTCGATCGCCGATCCTTCGGCATCTGTCGAGTATCCGCAGATCGCCGATGGGCTTCGCCAGATGCGAATCCTCGATGCTGAGCTGGCAAGCTCGAAGACTCGCTCGTGGGTTGACCTGAAGTAG
- a CDS encoding sugar phosphate isomerase/epimerase, giving the protein MKVGVFTPLLSQLPLDAVLKKLKSYDIQTVELGTGNYPGDAHCKLSMLENAKELAEFQKKLNDNGVTISALSCHGNPLHPDKAVREAMVKTSRETILLAEKLGIKTMVDFSGCPGDSPAATSPNWITCPWPPDFLKVLDWQWNEVVTPFWVEHAKFAADHGVRIAIEMHPGFVVYSPETLLKLRSIAGPNVGCNYDPSHMFWQNIDPIGAIRILGDAIFHVHAKDTQLYSANLVKTGVLDTKPYTDERNRSWIFRTCGYGHGAEWWKEFVSTLRMFGYDDVLSIEHEDSLLSPEEGLTKAARFLQEIVIQEQPAAAWWV; this is encoded by the coding sequence ATGAAGGTTGGAGTCTTCACGCCGTTGCTGTCGCAGTTGCCTCTGGATGCGGTGCTGAAAAAGCTGAAATCGTATGACATTCAGACCGTAGAGCTGGGGACGGGCAACTATCCCGGCGATGCGCACTGCAAGCTTTCCATGCTGGAGAATGCGAAGGAGCTGGCGGAGTTTCAGAAAAAGCTGAACGACAACGGCGTGACCATCAGTGCGCTGAGCTGCCACGGGAATCCTCTGCACCCTGATAAGGCTGTCCGTGAGGCTATGGTCAAAACGAGCCGCGAGACGATTCTGCTGGCGGAGAAGCTGGGCATCAAAACCATGGTGGATTTCTCCGGTTGCCCCGGGGATTCGCCTGCCGCCACATCGCCAAACTGGATCACCTGCCCCTGGCCTCCCGATTTCCTGAAGGTTCTGGACTGGCAGTGGAACGAGGTTGTTACTCCCTTCTGGGTGGAGCATGCGAAGTTTGCGGCCGATCATGGTGTCCGCATCGCGATTGAGATGCATCCGGGATTTGTGGTGTACAGCCCCGAGACCTTGTTGAAGCTGCGTTCGATCGCCGGGCCGAATGTGGGATGCAACTATGACCCCAGTCATATGTTCTGGCAGAACATCGATCCCATCGGAGCGATCCGTATCCTGGGAGATGCAATCTTCCATGTCCATGCCAAGGACACGCAGCTCTATTCCGCAAATCTTGTGAAGACTGGCGTTCTGGATACGAAGCCCTATACAGATGAGCGCAATCGCAGCTGGATCTTCCGCACCTGTGGCTATGGGCACGGAGCTGAGTGGTGGAAGGAGTTCGTTTCCACTCTGCGGATGTTCGGTTATGACGATGTGCTGTCGATCGAGCATGAGGACAGCCTGCTGTCGCCTGAGGAGGGCCTGACGAAGGCAGCGCGATTCCTGCAGGAGATCGTCATCCAGGAACAGCCCGCGGCAGCCTGGTGGGTCTAA
- a CDS encoding acido-empty-quinoprotein group A codes for MSRWKDASVLAGSLLALVLGVGGFAAAQGPDHATLLNPGPDSWPLYHGDYTGQRHSKLTQITPQNVHNLSLAWAFQTGSQAGLKSSPLLIDGILYFTVPDHVWAVDARSGHMVWHYTYPPNKGLHIGQRGVGAYKGWIYFLSPDGHLVSLDAKTGALRWNIEVADVAKGYWTTMSPFVVGNHVIVGVSGDFDNLHGYLKSLDPETGKLQWEWYSTPKELTGGMTWMTGTYDPDLNLIYWGTGNPTPVLNGKTRPGDNANTCSIVALNPDTGKLAWAFQVSPHDTHDWDAAETPMLVDGMFKGQQRKMLMQASRNGYFFVLDRTNGKSLLTVPYSPVNWSLGIDKDGRPIPNPAKEPTPDGRLIAPDEAGAANYRSPSFDPKTGLFIIPAREAYSIYFSKPADGDYGWAGADYGLWAKGVVKAIDYQTGKVRWTHDIGNSASAGALTTGSGVTFTGDSHGNALALDTANGKTLWHAYTGSMIASSPISYELDGKQYVLIGSGGVMFAWALPDQVAAK; via the coding sequence ATGAGTCGATGGAAGGATGCGAGTGTGCTTGCGGGGTCTCTGCTTGCGCTCGTGCTTGGGGTTGGAGGATTTGCTGCTGCACAGGGTCCCGATCATGCGACGCTGCTGAATCCGGGGCCGGACAGCTGGCCGCTGTATCACGGCGATTACACCGGGCAGCGGCACAGCAAGCTGACCCAGATCACGCCTCAGAATGTTCATAATCTGAGTCTGGCATGGGCGTTTCAGACCGGATCGCAGGCGGGGCTGAAGTCGTCGCCGCTGCTGATTGACGGCATCCTGTACTTCACGGTCCCTGATCATGTGTGGGCTGTGGATGCGCGGTCGGGACACATGGTGTGGCATTACACGTATCCCCCAAATAAAGGGCTGCACATCGGCCAGCGTGGCGTGGGCGCCTATAAGGGCTGGATCTACTTCCTTTCACCGGATGGCCACCTGGTCTCGCTGGACGCGAAGACCGGAGCGCTGCGCTGGAATATCGAGGTCGCCGATGTCGCCAAGGGGTATTGGACGACGATGTCGCCGTTTGTGGTTGGGAACCACGTCATCGTCGGCGTCTCTGGAGACTTCGACAATCTGCACGGATACCTGAAGTCGCTCGATCCTGAGACAGGCAAGCTGCAGTGGGAGTGGTACAGCACGCCGAAAGAGCTGACCGGCGGCATGACCTGGATGACGGGGACCTATGATCCCGATCTGAACCTGATCTACTGGGGCACAGGCAATCCGACGCCCGTGCTTAATGGGAAGACGCGTCCGGGGGACAATGCCAATACCTGCAGCATCGTGGCGCTGAATCCGGATACCGGGAAACTGGCGTGGGCGTTCCAGGTCTCTCCGCATGACACGCATGACTGGGATGCAGCGGAGACACCGATGCTGGTCGATGGCATGTTCAAGGGACAGCAACGCAAGATGCTGATGCAGGCATCTCGCAATGGATATTTCTTCGTGCTGGACCGGACCAACGGCAAGAGCCTGCTGACAGTTCCGTACAGCCCGGTGAACTGGTCGCTGGGGATCGACAAAGACGGTCGGCCGATACCGAATCCTGCAAAAGAGCCGACGCCCGACGGCCGCCTGATCGCACCGGACGAGGCCGGAGCAGCAAACTATCGCTCGCCGAGCTTCGATCCCAAGACGGGTCTTTTTATAATCCCGGCGCGCGAGGCTTATAGCATCTACTTCTCGAAACCGGCTGACGGGGACTACGGTTGGGCAGGTGCGGACTATGGTCTCTGGGCGAAGGGAGTCGTTAAGGCGATCGATTACCAGACGGGTAAAGTCCGCTGGACGCACGATATCGGCAACAGCGCGAGTGCGGGCGCGCTGACGACCGGTTCGGGCGTGACATTCACCGGCGATTCTCACGGAAACGCGCTTGCCTTGGACACGGCGAATGGGAAGACGCTGTGGCATGCCTATACGGGATCGATGATCGCGAGCTCGCCCATTAGTTATGAGCTGGATGGGAAGCAGTATGTGCTGATTGGTAGTGGCGGCGTGATGTTTGCGTGGGCGCTTCCGGATCAGGTCGCTGCAAAGTAA
- a CDS encoding c-type cytochrome encodes MEKTTMRSSVLLWGTLAGILWMGSGFSPYTAEGQAAKPQTPEMAAHIEAGNTQFQQKCAFCHGRDAAGGETGPDLTRSKLVQDDVNGDKIGDVVRNGRPGKMPPFDVSAAEMNDLAAFIHAQQAKAAAAGKRKGVDVADLQTGNVEAGKRYFEGAGTCSKCHSATGDLAHVASKYQGLQLEQHMLYPRNAKSAATVTLPTGKVLQGRVEYHDEFTLGIVLADGTYRSWPVGKIKYKIDAPQEAHAELFSKYTDDDIHNLMAYIQTLR; translated from the coding sequence ATGGAAAAGACAACGATGCGAAGTTCGGTGTTGCTGTGGGGAACTCTGGCAGGGATTCTATGGATGGGGAGCGGATTTTCTCCCTACACGGCCGAAGGGCAGGCTGCAAAACCGCAAACGCCGGAGATGGCGGCGCATATCGAAGCGGGCAACACGCAGTTTCAGCAGAAGTGCGCGTTTTGCCACGGCCGGGATGCCGCCGGCGGCGAGACCGGTCCGGACCTGACACGGTCGAAGCTGGTCCAGGACGACGTGAACGGGGACAAGATCGGCGATGTCGTCCGCAACGGAAGGCCGGGAAAGATGCCGCCGTTTGATGTTTCCGCAGCGGAGATGAACGATCTGGCGGCCTTCATTCACGCCCAGCAGGCCAAGGCTGCGGCGGCCGGAAAACGGAAAGGCGTTGATGTCGCCGATCTGCAGACTGGGAACGTGGAGGCAGGCAAGCGATACTTCGAGGGCGCAGGAACGTGCTCGAAGTGCCACTCCGCGACCGGCGATCTGGCGCATGTCGCCAGCAAGTACCAGGGGCTGCAGCTGGAGCAGCATATGCTCTATCCGCGCAATGCCAAGAGCGCGGCCACGGTGACCCTGCCCACGGGCAAGGTGCTGCAGGGCCGGGTGGAGTACCACGACGAGTTCACGTTGGGGATTGTGCTGGCGGATGGAACTTACCGCTCCTGGCCGGTGGGGAAGATCAAGTACAAGATCGATGCTCCGCAGGAAGCGCATGCCGAGCTCTTCAGCAAATATACGGATGACGACATCCACAACCTGATGGCGTATATACAGACGCTGCGCTGA
- a CDS encoding BlaI/MecI/CopY family transcriptional regulator, whose amino-acid sequence MKILWDRGESAVSDLVAELSDATPLAYTSVLTTVRILEKKGYVTHRQEGRAFLYSPSVAEHDAGRSEVRQLLQRFFGNSREKLLLSLLGDDDISPEELRKLKEAIANTPEEEVR is encoded by the coding sequence ATGAAGATTCTCTGGGACCGTGGAGAATCCGCGGTCTCGGATCTTGTCGCCGAACTCTCGGATGCAACTCCGCTGGCCTATACCTCTGTCCTAACCACTGTCCGAATCCTTGAAAAGAAAGGATATGTGACCCACCGTCAGGAAGGCCGCGCCTTCCTCTACAGCCCGAGCGTGGCCGAGCATGATGCGGGCCGCAGCGAGGTCCGGCAACTCCTGCAACGCTTCTTCGGCAACTCGCGCGAGAAGCTGCTGCTCTCCCTTCTGGGCGACGACGATATCTCGCCCGAAGAGCTCAGAAAGCTCAAAGAAGCCATCGCCAATACTCCCGAAGAGGAGGTTCGATAG
- a CDS encoding M56 family metallopeptidase, whose product MLEHLTHTILLLSATASSSLVNAVAQGLCLAAIVALCLRLLPGIKPAARFVIWLSVLFTVLALHLESGTRSSTDASFAAGVPSFHLDPRWGIPIAAIWFAMSMGRAVALVRSALDLRRVAKSATPVVTGNEFQHLLKTRFRAAQLCTSTQVDRPSVAGFFHPRVLLPEDLLQKLSSQELEQIILHEMEHLRRFDDWTNLLQKVALVFFPLNPVLFWIEQRLCRERELACDDCVLSFTAARKSYATCLTSLAEHALVCRGITLALGAWEKQSELSRRVRRILDKPEVRLKPVTANVITGVVIAGLLGGAATLAHTPELVSFTPEAVANAIPSASIPASIVAATEAPESALPMRNLSPELVKAVVPDRQENIATHRPAPRHHTRVVKALHQTPEPQPPQQWVVLTRWQARAVPQRPVLAVSETGNSYAAVPVGNGWLIIQL is encoded by the coding sequence ATGTTGGAGCATCTCACCCACACGATTCTGCTGCTCTCTGCCACAGCCTCCAGCTCCCTGGTGAACGCTGTCGCACAAGGGCTCTGCCTGGCTGCTATCGTCGCTCTCTGCCTTCGCCTTCTTCCTGGAATCAAACCTGCGGCACGCTTTGTCATCTGGCTCTCCGTCCTCTTTACCGTTCTCGCCCTTCACCTGGAATCGGGTACCAGGAGCAGCACAGATGCTTCGTTCGCAGCTGGCGTGCCTTCCTTTCATCTTGATCCTCGCTGGGGCATCCCGATCGCTGCTATCTGGTTTGCAATGTCCATGGGGCGCGCGGTAGCGCTTGTCAGGAGCGCCCTCGATCTCCGCCGTGTCGCAAAATCCGCTACCCCGGTCGTTACCGGCAACGAGTTTCAGCATCTGCTTAAGACACGCTTTCGCGCGGCTCAGCTATGCACGTCGACCCAGGTTGACCGCCCCAGTGTTGCCGGCTTCTTCCATCCCAGGGTTCTGTTGCCCGAGGATCTTCTGCAGAAGCTTTCCTCGCAGGAGCTTGAGCAGATCATCCTGCACGAGATGGAACACCTTCGCCGCTTCGACGACTGGACCAATCTCCTGCAGAAGGTGGCATTGGTCTTCTTTCCTCTCAATCCAGTTCTGTTCTGGATCGAACAACGCCTTTGCAGGGAGCGCGAGCTTGCCTGCGACGACTGTGTGCTCAGCTTTACGGCAGCGCGCAAAAGCTACGCTACCTGCCTGACCAGCCTCGCCGAACACGCTCTTGTGTGCCGTGGCATCACTCTCGCGCTCGGGGCCTGGGAGAAACAGTCTGAGCTCTCCCGCCGGGTTCGTCGCATCCTCGACAAACCCGAAGTCCGGCTTAAACCCGTCACTGCGAATGTAATTACAGGAGTGGTCATCGCCGGTCTGCTTGGCGGCGCGGCCACGCTCGCTCACACGCCAGAGCTGGTCAGCTTCACACCGGAGGCGGTTGCGAACGCTATTCCTTCAGCATCGATCCCAGCATCGATCGTTGCTGCGACCGAAGCTCCCGAGAGTGCGTTACCCATGAGAAATCTCTCTCCGGAGCTTGTCAAAGCGGTCGTTCCAGACAGGCAGGAGAACATAGCTACGCATCGCCCGGCGCCGCGCCATCACACGCGGGTCGTGAAGGCACTTCACCAGACTCCAGAACCGCAACCACCGCAGCAGTGGGTCGTGCTTACACGCTGGCAGGCTCGCGCTGTTCCGCAGCGGCCTGTCCTCGCCGTCTCTGAGACAGGAAATTCATATGCCGCCGTTCCCGTGGGGAATGGCTGGCTGATCATTCAACTCTAA
- a CDS encoding Do family serine endopeptidase, which yields MSPITNKLVAKAKKLAVPAALAGSFALGAALFVGSGGVHAAAAFSASPIDDNSVSALTALDHAMETVAARVTPAVVNIAVTSKGGHETSDNSDNQLQGLPPGFAQFFGQGMPQQPQIEHGIGSGVIISPDGYIVTNNHVVDGATEIKVTLNDRRVLSGKVIGTDKLTDLAVVKVNATNLPSIAWGDSSKLHPGQTVLAFGSPFGYFQFSVTRGIVSAVDRPNPYSDDPRKPGGFIQTDAAINPGNSGGALVNSHGELVGINTFIISNSGSFAGAGFAIPSQIVRSTAEQLMKNGHVDHGYLGISLNDVTPANAHFFNLKDASGAIVSQVTPNSPASKGGVHRGDVITSINGQKVVNGSALQVAVSQITPGSNISLGVLRDGKPTTLNITVGQFQKNTDLADNGDSGSQKRGKLGLGVSDLTSDVRQQINAPDQLNGAVVQNVRPGSPADDAGLQPGDVILEVNRHPVASASQFVDQVHQNPDGKDLLLLVWSKGNSSYRTIHPAEQNG from the coding sequence ATGTCACCAATAACTAATAAATTAGTAGCTAAGGCCAAAAAACTGGCTGTCCCTGCAGCCCTGGCAGGTAGCTTTGCCCTGGGAGCTGCTCTCTTTGTCGGCAGTGGTGGAGTGCACGCAGCCGCCGCTTTCAGCGCCTCTCCCATCGATGACAACAGCGTCTCCGCACTGACGGCGCTCGATCATGCAATGGAGACCGTAGCTGCTCGTGTCACCCCTGCGGTCGTCAACATTGCAGTTACCAGCAAAGGCGGCCATGAGACTTCCGACAACTCTGACAACCAATTGCAGGGTCTTCCTCCCGGATTCGCACAGTTCTTCGGTCAGGGGATGCCGCAGCAGCCGCAGATCGAGCACGGTATTGGCAGCGGCGTCATCATCTCGCCCGACGGCTACATCGTCACGAACAATCACGTCGTCGACGGCGCCACCGAGATCAAGGTAACCCTCAACGATCGCCGCGTGCTCTCCGGCAAGGTCATCGGGACCGACAAGCTGACTGATCTTGCGGTCGTCAAAGTGAACGCAACCAACCTTCCCAGCATCGCCTGGGGCGATTCCAGCAAGCTGCATCCCGGTCAGACGGTGCTCGCCTTTGGAAGTCCGTTCGGCTACTTCCAGTTCTCGGTCACTCGCGGAATCGTCAGCGCAGTCGATCGCCCCAATCCCTACTCCGACGATCCACGCAAACCCGGCGGCTTTATCCAGACCGACGCCGCCATCAATCCTGGAAACTCCGGCGGCGCGCTGGTCAACTCGCACGGTGAGCTGGTCGGAATCAATACTTTCATCATCTCCAACAGCGGCTCCTTCGCCGGTGCAGGGTTTGCAATTCCCTCGCAGATCGTTCGTTCCACCGCCGAGCAGTTGATGAAGAACGGTCATGTCGATCATGGCTATCTGGGCATCAGCCTCAACGATGTCACGCCTGCCAATGCCCACTTTTTCAACCTGAAAGATGCGAGCGGCGCCATCGTCTCGCAGGTCACGCCCAACTCGCCCGCAAGCAAGGGCGGAGTTCATAGGGGTGACGTCATCACTTCCATCAACGGCCAGAAGGTCGTCAACGGCAGCGCCCTTCAGGTCGCTGTAAGCCAGATCACCCCGGGAAGCAACATATCGCTCGGCGTCCTGCGTGACGGCAAGCCGACCACGCTCAACATCACCGTTGGGCAATTCCAGAAGAATACCGACCTGGCGGACAACGGCGACAGTGGCTCTCAGAAAAGAGGGAAGCTCGGGCTGGGCGTAAGCGATCTCACCTCCGACGTCAGACAGCAGATCAATGCTCCTGACCAGCTCAACGGAGCCGTCGTTCAGAATGTCCGCCCTGGCAGTCCCGCAGACGATGCCGGCCTCCAGCCGGGCGACGTCATCCTTGAGGTAAATCGTCACCCAGTCGCATCGGCAAGCCAGTTCGTCGATCAGGTCCATCAGAACCCGGATGGAAAGGACCTCCTCCTCCTGGTCTGGTCCAAGGGAAATTCAAGCTACCGCACGATCCACCCGGCCGAGCAGAACGGCTAA